The following DNA comes from Caulobacter mirabilis.
CGATCTACGACCAGGATTACGCCCATGACGCCGCCTACGCCGTGGCCGAGGCCCTGATCGATTTCGACGAGCTGTTCGGGCTGTTCCGCTGGCGCCACCTGTTCCTGATCCACCGCTCGATCGGCATGGGCTCGGCGTCGCTGAAGGGGCGGTCGGTCGACCTGCTGCAGTCGGGCGCCAAGCATCGCTTCTTCCCCGAACTGTGGGATGTCCGCGTGGCGATGACCGACGACTGGGGCGGCGAGTACGGCCGCGTCCGCGACAGCCTGACGGCGGGCGGCGCGGCGGCATGAGCGACCTGAGGGGGGCGTTCGAGGTTCCGCCGGGCGGGCCCTATCTGCTGGCCCATTCCGTCGGCGCTCTGCCCAGGGCGGCCCGTGCGGGGCTGGAGACGGCGGTGCTCGCGCCCTGGTCGGGCAAGGGCGGCGACGCCTGGGGCGACTGGCTGGGCGCCATCGACGGCTTCCGCGATGCGCTGGCCGGGCTGCTCGGCGGAACGGCGGCGGACTATTGCCCGCAGCCGAACCTGTCGGCGGGACTGTTCCGGCTGCTGTCGGCCCTGCCGCCGGAGGGCGAGCGCCGCGAGATCCTGGCCTCCGACCAGAGCTTCGCCTCGATCGGCTTCGCGCTGAAAGGGCTGGAGGCGCTCGGCTTCCGCCTGCGGCTGCTGACGGTCGATCCGACGGCGGTCGAGACCTGGGCCGAGGCGATCGGTCCGCAAACCGCCGCCGTCGTGGCCATGCACGTCCATTCCAACTCCAGCGCCGTCGGGCCGATCGCCGAGATCGCCGCCCTGGCGCGCGAGGCGGGGGCGATCGCGATCGTCGACGTCGCCCAATCGGCCGGGGTGCTGCCGCTGAACCTGCCGACGCTGGGCGTCGACGGGGCGATCGGCTCCTGCGTGAAGTGGCTGTGCGGCGGGCCAGGAGCCGGTTGGCTGTGGGTCTCGCCGACGCTCTGCGCCCGCGCCAAGCCCATCGAGATCGGCTGGTTCAGCCACGTCGACCCGTTCGAGTTCGACATCCGCGACTTCCGCTACGCCCCCGACGCGCGGCGGTTCTGGGGCGGCACGCCCTCGGTCGCACCCTACGCCCTGGCGGCGGCGGCGATCGGCGTGATCGCCGGCGTCGGGGTCGAGGCGGTCCGCGCCCACAACCGCGCCCTCATCGCCCGGGTGTCGGAGCGCACCAACGGCCGCTGGTTCGATCCGGACCGATCCGGCTTCGGCGGCACGATCTGCATCGCCGCCGAGGGTTCGAATCCCTCTCTCACTGCGATCGGCGCGAAGTTCGACCGGCGCGGCGACCAGCTGCGGCTGTCGTTCCATGTCTACAACACCGCCGACGAAGCCGACCGCGTGGCCGAGGCGCTGGCGCGGGTTTAGGGGGTGCGCTTCCTACAGCTTCCCCCGCGTCGTCAGCCAGCCGAACCCGGCCGCGGTGAAGAACATCATCGCCCCATAGACCGCGGCCGGCACGGCCATCTGGGGGCTGTTCAGCAGGCTCGGCGACAGGGCGATGGCGATGGCCAGGGCGGCGTTGTGGATGCCGACTTCCATGCCGATCGCGACGGCCTGGCGTCTGTCCAGCTTCAGCAGCCGGGGCAGGCCGTAGCCGGCCGCCAGGCTGACCAGGTTGAAGGCCAGGCAGGCCGCGCCGACCGCCCGGACGTGCGCGACCAGATCCTGGCGGTTCTGCAGCGCCGCAACGCCGACGACGGCGGCCAGCACGACGATCGAGACGATCTTCATCGGGCCGCGCAGGCGGGCTGACAGGCTCGGCGCGCGAAGGTTGACCAGCATGCCCAGGGCGACGGGCGTCAAGACCAGGGCGACCACCTGGGCGACCTTGCCGAACTGCAGCGGCATGTCCTGGCCGGCGCCCATGAAGTGCAGGGTCGACAGGCCGACGATGATCGGCAGGGTGATCGCCGTCAGCACCGAGCTGACCGCCGTCAGGGTGACGTTCAACGCCACGTCGCCGCCGGCCAGGTGGCTGTAGAGATTGGCCATGGCTCCGCCGGGCGAGGCGGCCAGCAGCATCAGCCCTACGGCCAGGACCGGGGGCAGGTTGAACAGATGGGCGATCCCGGCCGCGGCCAGCGGCAGGACCAGGACCTGCACCGCCAGTCCGACCCAGACCGCGCGCGGATAGGCCAGCACCCGGGTGAAGTCGCTCCCCCTCAAGCTCAGCCCCAGGCCGAACATCACCACCGCCAGCGCGAGGGGCAGCGTCAGCGTCGTCGTCAAGGTCGCCTGCATGGGATCAGGCCGCGCGCGCGGCGGAGCGGCCGGCGTTGCGGCCGGAGAACAGGCAGCCGCCGAGGAAGGTGCCCTCCAGCGAGCGGTAGCCGTGGACCCCGCCGCCGCCGAAGCCGGCGGCTTCGCCGACGGCGTAGAGGCCCGGGATCAGGCGGCCGTCGTGGCCGAACACGCGCGCCTCCAGGTCCGTTTCAAAGCCGCCCAGGGTCTTGCGGGTCAGGATGTTCAGCCGCACCGCGATCAACGGGCCGTGGGCGGGGTCGAGCATCCGATGCGGCTTGGCCGTGCGCACCAGCTTGTCGCCCAGGTAGCGGCGGGCGTTGTGGATGCCCATGACCTGGGCGTCCTTGGCGTAGGGGTTGGCCATCTCGCGGTCGCGAGCCTCGATCTGGCCGCGGAGACGGTCGAGCTGGATCAGGTCGTCGCCGGTCAGGGCGTTCATCCGCGGAACCAGCTCCTCCAGCGAGTTCGCGACGATGAAGTCGACGCCGTGCTGCTTGAAGGCCTCGACGGGGCCGGGCGCGCCCTTGCTGGTCGCCCGTTTGGAGGTCAGCAGCCAGTCGCGGCCGGTGAGGTCGGGGTTCTGCTCCGAGCCGGAGAGGGCGAACTCCTTGCGGATCACGCTCTGGGTCAGCACGAACCAGGTGTAGTCGAAGCCGGTCTTGCCGATATGCTCCAGGGTCTTGAGGGTGTCGTAGCCGGGATAGTTGGGCGCGGGCAGCCGTTCGCCCCGGGCGTCGAACCACAGCGAGGACGGGCCGGGCAGGATGCGGATCCCGTGCCCCGGCCAGATCGGGTTCCAGTTGTGGAGCCCTTCGACGTAGTGCCACATCCGGTCGCGGTTGATGATCCGCCCGCCGGCCGCCTCGGTGATCGCCAGCATGCGGCCGTCGACGTGGGCGGGCACGCCGGTGACCATCCGCTTCGGCGGCGGACCGAGGCGGGCGGGCCAGTTCTGGCGGACCAGGTCGTGATTGCCGCCGAGGCCGCCGCTGGCCACGATCACGGCGCCCGCGCTCAGCTCGAAGTCGGCGACGACGTCGCGGGAGGTGCTGACCCCGCGTGGGGCGTCGTCCGGCGCCAGCACCGCGCCGCGCACGCCGGTGACGGCGCCGTTCGTGACGATCAGGGCGTCCACGCGACGCCGGAAGCGGAAAGCGATCCGACCTCGAGCCTCCGCCTCCTGGACGCGGCGGGCGAAGGGCTCGACCACGCCCGGGCCCGTCCCCCAGGTCAGGTGGAAGCGCGGCACGGAGTTGCCGTGGCCGGTCGCCGCGTCGCCGCCGCGCTCGGCCCAGCCGACGATCGGGAAGATCCGGTGGCCCATGGCGCGCAGCCAGGACCGCTTCTCGCCCGCGGCGAAGCCGACATAGGCCTCGGCCCAGCGACGTGGCCAGTAGTCCTCGTCGCGGTCGAAGCCGGCCGTGCCCATCCAGTCCTGCAGGGCCAGGTCGAAGCTGTCCTTCACGCCCAGCCGCCGCTGCTCGGGGCTGTCGACCAGGAACAGGCCGCCCAGCGACCAGTGGGCCTGGCCGCCGAGGTTCTGGCGCGGCTCCTGGTCCAGGATGATGACCGTCTTGCCGGCGTCCGCCAGCTCCGCCGCCGCGACCAGCCCCGACAGGCCGGCCCCCACGATGATCACGTCCGCGTCCGCCATCGCCCGTTTCCCCTTGTTGGTCGTTGGCGGCATGTTATTATCAAGAATGACAATAACGCAACGGCAAGCTTCGGAACGCGGGCCCCGGCGACGCCGGACGCCGGCGGAGGCTCGGGACGAAGCGCTGGGCGCGGCGGAGGCGA
Coding sequences within:
- a CDS encoding aminotransferase class V-fold PLP-dependent enzyme; the protein is MSDLRGAFEVPPGGPYLLAHSVGALPRAARAGLETAVLAPWSGKGGDAWGDWLGAIDGFRDALAGLLGGTAADYCPQPNLSAGLFRLLSALPPEGERREILASDQSFASIGFALKGLEALGFRLRLLTVDPTAVETWAEAIGPQTAAVVAMHVHSNSSAVGPIAEIAALAREAGAIAIVDVAQSAGVLPLNLPTLGVDGAIGSCVKWLCGGPGAGWLWVSPTLCARAKPIEIGWFSHVDPFEFDIRDFRYAPDARRFWGGTPSVAPYALAAAAIGVIAGVGVEAVRAHNRALIARVSERTNGRWFDPDRSGFGGTICIAAEGSNPSLTAIGAKFDRRGDQLRLSFHVYNTADEADRVAEALARV
- a CDS encoding bile acid:sodium symporter family protein, which gives rise to MTTTLTLPLALAVVMFGLGLSLRGSDFTRVLAYPRAVWVGLAVQVLVLPLAAAGIAHLFNLPPVLAVGLMLLAASPGGAMANLYSHLAGGDVALNVTLTAVSSVLTAITLPIIVGLSTLHFMGAGQDMPLQFGKVAQVVALVLTPVALGMLVNLRAPSLSARLRGPMKIVSIVVLAAVVGVAALQNRQDLVAHVRAVGAACLAFNLVSLAAGYGLPRLLKLDRRQAVAIGMEVGIHNAALAIAIALSPSLLNSPQMAVPAAVYGAMMFFTAAGFGWLTTRGKL
- a CDS encoding FAD-binding dehydrogenase, coding for MADADVIIVGAGLSGLVAAAELADAGKTVIILDQEPRQNLGGQAHWSLGGLFLVDSPEQRRLGVKDSFDLALQDWMGTAGFDRDEDYWPRRWAEAYVGFAAGEKRSWLRAMGHRIFPIVGWAERGGDAATGHGNSVPRFHLTWGTGPGVVEPFARRVQEAEARGRIAFRFRRRVDALIVTNGAVTGVRGAVLAPDDAPRGVSTSRDVVADFELSAGAVIVASGGLGGNHDLVRQNWPARLGPPPKRMVTGVPAHVDGRMLAITEAAGGRIINRDRMWHYVEGLHNWNPIWPGHGIRILPGPSSLWFDARGERLPAPNYPGYDTLKTLEHIGKTGFDYTWFVLTQSVIRKEFALSGSEQNPDLTGRDWLLTSKRATSKGAPGPVEAFKQHGVDFIVANSLEELVPRMNALTGDDLIQLDRLRGQIEARDREMANPYAKDAQVMGIHNARRYLGDKLVRTAKPHRMLDPAHGPLIAVRLNILTRKTLGGFETDLEARVFGHDGRLIPGLYAVGEAAGFGGGGVHGYRSLEGTFLGGCLFSGRNAGRSAARAA